The Vigna unguiculata cultivar IT97K-499-35 chromosome 1, ASM411807v1, whole genome shotgun sequence nucleotide sequence ATATTTTGTTAACTTCATAGACAAAGTACAGTTCGTCAAATTCTAAAGAATATTACATAGCATATGAGAATGATGGCATGCGCATAGCCAAAGAAGTTAGGCGTTTCGTGTCCTTTTATCAGAATGCATTGAACCCGAAACTCTATAATACCAAAGTAGGAAGCAGCACGTGAGTTCAGAATAGCAAAAGTAAAGAATGAATGCTTTCATTCAAACTCAAATAATTTCATGTGAAGACAAATTCATTGgtacatgaaatttttatctAAATGAGTTTAGAATTTATCAGGTTGAAGGTGGAAATGGTGAACATTGTGAATTCTAATATTCAGTTTTGATTGACATagaatgaaataaagaaaatgaccttatacataatttttgcAAGTAAGAAGCTATCCTGCTATAATTTTCCAAAGCTTTGAAATGTGAGAAGGGTAGTGGTACAAATGCCTATACTTCAGGGTTTCATCAGCAGCTCCCTGATATAATCAACAACTCCCTCGACATTCACGGTCCAAGCAACTGAAACTGGAGAATAACCCGTCCATGGGTTGCTCGTATTCCAACTGCATGAATGAATCAAATTTTGCTGAGCACAATATTAATATTGGCAAAAGAAAATAGTGAAAAGTAGTATGTTTAAATTCGGACAAACATTTTCAGTCCTTGGTCCAGAAGTGTATGCCCAACACAGATGCCTTGTGTCTCTACCCTCACAACCCCTTTCTGGTATGTAAAAAGATCTGGACGCACAAGTGCCACAAAACTGACGGGATCGTGGAGGAAAATTCCTGAAAGAAGCCAAATCATCATTCCCAAGGCAACTTCAATAATTGACTATATATGTAGCAACCATAACTTGCGGCATCGAAGTAGAATGAAAAATTACCATGGACACCATCAGATTTTACATGCCAGTCCCGATAGAATTTGCATATCTCACTCAAGAAAGGAGCATACTTTCCTTGAGATTCTTTCAGTTGAAGGAGATCAGCATCTGAAATCAGAAGACAGTGTTCAACTTATGGTGCCTGACCTAGAGCAGAAGTAAATGACTCAAGCTAGCCCGGAAATTGAAACAATATTGGATTACAATCCCACCTGTGAATTGGGTTTGGGTTGTAATGTTTATTCCGACAACAACAATATTTGCACCAGAGGTAAACACAACATCTGCGGCTTCTGGGTCTCCATAGATCTGCAAGTAAAATAGTCACAACAATTTATTGAGATGAAAGCCATTTATTGGCAGTTATGTCCATTAATTGCAAgcatgttattttaattagaacaGTGGCAAGCTATTTTACTGTGTCAACTGTAAAGAAAATAATGGAAAATTAGGAAATGTGGAATTTCAGGAAACGTTTACAAAGAAATTAAGGCTCAGTCTTAAACCGATAACTTGATACTATTATTTAGATACATAATTGCATTAAAATGGAATTATAAGATTTCTGCTCCCTAATTTTTCAAACATGAagctttcaaaataaaaaacggAAATGGCCGTAGCAAATTAGTCCGTTTCTTTTTCTAATTCCAAGAAGCATAACAAACAGAAATCACCACTTACATTTGCTTCTGCAGCAGGGTTCACATTACCCAAGGCAAAGAATGAACCACCGAGTATGACTATTCTCTTCACTTTGCTTGCAAACGAAGAATCACTTTTGATTGCCTAATAATAGAAATGACACTACCAAATCAACAAATATAGACAActacaaaatttgaaatcattaaAGGACGCAACCATAGAGTACAAGACATTAGTGTACAACTTACCAAAGCCAAATTTGTTAGTGGTCCAAGTGCTAGCACAGATACTTCGCCAGGATATTCAGAGACTTTCTCTACCAAAAACTCACAAGCGCTCTTCTCAATTTTCTTACCTTTAGGTGAAGGTAGGAATGTGTTCCCTAGACCATCTTTACCATGAACAAAATCAGCAACACGAGGAGTTCCACCCTTTTACAGAAAATAAACCATAATTAATACCAGCAAAAGGAGAAGCTCAAAAAGGGGATGTAGCACAAAATAAACCCAAATCAATTAAAACTGAATTTGACCGAATCCACAGTAGAAGAGAAGCTCAAAAGTACATATTAAAATACCTTCAATGGCTCAGAGCTGCCCTCTGCAACTGGAACATCTTCACGGCCTGCGATCTCACACTATCCTTTTTGCATATTAAAACAACAATCAAAAACACCTTTCCACAAAcacaaaagaaatgaaaagCTTCTATAGAAAACTGCATACACACCTATACaggaaataaaaagataaatcgAAAGATAAAACAAATTGAGGTTCTCTAACAAGCTAAATCAATGTATGCATGTAGCatctatataaattatttttcatttattttctccAAAAATTAAAAGCACAAATTGATTTTAGCTTGGAAATGTTCCCGAAAAAGTTGATCCAAAAAGGAGgtaaaaaacaaattgacaatGAACACGTACCAAGAGCAAAGCATTGCGTGTGGAAAGTTCCGTAGTGGTATTGCCAAATACACTTGTCAAACCCAGAACGTCCACCTCGGGACTCTGAAAAGCCATCAAAATGGCCATGCTATCATCTGCAGAATCACAAAAATGCCAGTCctatttcaataaaaaacaagtaaataaaaaaccacctttcaaaaatcaaagaaaatccACCATCCAGATACAACACAAGGAATTCCAACACCGATTCCCATAAAAAACTCTCTCAAATCCAAAACACAGCAAATCAAAACTCAAATTTCACACAGCTTTTTACGTGTTATAAGGAAGGAAACAGTGCAGAAACATCAGGCTGGGATTTCTCCTGCGTGACAGAGTTTTCTTCAGggaaacaaattaataaataacgAAATTATTAAAAGCAGTGTCAGGTGAAAAGTGAAAAACTAACCGATCCCGGGGTCGGTATCGATAATAAGCTTCTCGGCGTTTCCGAGGTCGCCGTTGACGGCACCGTTTGCGTCGTTAACCTGCGAGGCCATGATCCGATCGGAGAAGAGCTAGGGATTGAGCGAATTACCGGCGACGAAGAGGAATAGGAAAAGTGGAGAGACTTAGGAATTTATGTACGTCCGTATGAGAATACAcgtatgtgtgtatgtatgtatgtgggTAGAGGAAGGAgcatacacacatacacacgCGAGGAAATGCAGGAAGAGGATTTGGAAGATGAAGAAGCTGAAGCGAAGGTTTGAAGGGTGAAATAAAAGATAGATTCaagattataatttataatgccTTGGCTGGCCTCGAGTGCAACCAAGCTTTTCACGTCTATGCAATTCCATCCAATCAAACCCTGCCACGTGTCGCATCCAAATCGCATTTTAAGATCCGTTTTTCGCATCCTAAGACACAATTCCCAACGCTTTAAGCtacaaatcatataaaattaaaacctacaataatatatatttcctTAAAAACAACTCACCTTcaatttttctcatttattattacgtttatttatttatttattattataacctaaaaaaaaaaaacacaaaaaaacaaattttccattCAACTGAGACAAAAGTTCATTGATGTGTCCCATTTCAAATGAACCTTTTTCTTATAGTTATTTTGCTTCGCATTAATGAGCTATAATTATATTAACAGATTAATCcttcttttatgtttgtttgttGGGGAGACTTAATTTTATGGAGTGGCTTATGAATATACCCTTaatgcatttatttattttacacatGAATTCGGTTAAAATAGATGTTATGAAAAAAGTTGTTACCTTTTCGGGTCCTTTTTGTTCTCTTTCAATGTTTTATTCTCCTTAGAGTAAAGTGTACTTGGAATAATTTGAAAAGGTAGATTTGCATATGCTGTACTCATAATGAGATGATTCTATTCtcaacttttttctttaaataaataatataaattaatttattatttcccaaataataaaataatataagtgcATGATTGTTTAGCAAAGTAACACCTTTTAAACCacttatacatataaaaaaacatggtatactattaaaattacaatttatgaataaatgcttatatttaatttatttttagggtgttgttaaataataaaagtagtcaattatttttatctttaaaataatataattttagtataattagaAACTTAACTtagtttctaattattaaatgtaatattaaaataatggttAGAAACTTTGAATAATAGTAACAATaaacaattttgaattttaaaatttatggataTGAAATAGTTTAAAAGTTATTCTTGAGAAATTAAGTTTTAAGATAAGTACAAATcaagttaaaatgattaaataagtgttaaattaattatgaaataaaataacatttaccaCAAGTTTGAcgatttgttaatattttatttagtataagTTAGATCAGTTATAATTTGTGTagatatagtttatttttaatgattaagTTTGTGAAATGATTTTCAATTGTTAACCTGTTTTGTTGAAAAATGTAAAGATGTTTATAgtaaatattaacttttataattagaGTAATCTTGATAATTGTAATAGTTCATAaattaactatattatttataaaaaaaacaaattaggaaagaagtatatattttattattgaaattgacttgacattttatttaaaatgacccataaattaattttaatatttttagtaagGTACCAGATAAAATAGTTCTCTCTATTCTatagatttaataaattttgtattttgtatttttatttagtttcttatttttatactcTAAATATTTTGTCTGTTTGTTTGTCTTTAAAAATTGACAATACAAACGAACCgtaacaaattaaatttctaaaatatagaaaacaaaaattaaatttagaacaaattatggatgttaaaaaaatgttgtacTTTGTATTCCTTGTGTAGAAATGTCTAAGAAAACCAtcagttatattattttattaagttcaaGTTTAACTTCTTCCGAAAAAGTTTGTACAAGAGCTCAAATCACGTGTATGAAAATTCCAATTGAAATTAAACTCTCTTTTGCAACTTTATAAACACCGATCTCTATCAGAAAAATCgacttttcaattttatgttttcaaacacgcaaataattattttaatttatattttcgtcattttcaacctttttttttcttgttaaaagataataaaacttTCTATAGAGAATGTTTTTTTGTCAAATGCAACCGAACAAGAACAACACGAAAGCAACAGAAAGCGAGGTTTATGGctaattaatttcttaatcacAATTAGTCacaaattaaaacaacaaatacaatATTGCCACGTTTTAAAGTGAAGTCATGCATTacattctaaaaaa carries:
- the LOC114186451 gene encoding uridine nucleosidase 1 isoform X1; protein product: MASQVNDANGAVNGDLGNAEKLIIDTDPGIDDSMAILMAFQSPEVDVLGLTSVFGNTTTELSTRNALLLCEIAGREDVPVAEGSSEPLKGGTPRVADFVHGKDGLGNTFLPSPKGKKIEKSACEFLVEKVSEYPGEVSVLALGPLTNLALAIKSDSSFASKVKRIVILGGSFFALGNVNPAAEANIYGDPEAADVVFTSGANIVVVGINITTQTQFTDADLLQLKESQGKYAPFLSEICKFYRDWHVKSDGVHGIFLHDPVSFVALVRPDLFTYQKGVVRVETQGICVGHTLLDQGLKIWNTSNPWTGYSPVSVAWTVNVEGVVDYIRELLMKP
- the LOC114186451 gene encoding uridine nucleosidase 1 isoform X2 produces the protein MAILMAFQSPEVDVLGLTSVFGNTTTELSTRNALLLCEIAGREDVPVAEGSSEPLKGGTPRVADFVHGKDGLGNTFLPSPKGKKIEKSACEFLVEKVSEYPGEVSVLALGPLTNLALAIKSDSSFASKVKRIVILGGSFFALGNVNPAAEANIYGDPEAADVVFTSGANIVVVGINITTQTQFTDADLLQLKESQGKYAPFLSEICKFYRDWHVKSDGVHGIFLHDPVSFVALVRPDLFTYQKGVVRVETQGICVGHTLLDQGLKIWNTSNPWTGYSPVSVAWTVNVEGVVDYIRELLMKP